From the Streptomyces sp. NBC_00390 genome, the window GGCCAATCCACCCGCATGGACCTGTCGCCCGTGCGGGCGACGGCCGGACGGCGCACGATGACGGCATGCCGACTTCCTCCTCCGCCGCCGTCCGGGTGCGGGGTGGCGCACGTGGTCGCACCTCCATAGCCATGGCCACCGCCGCCGCGCTCCTGGCGGCGGCAGGCTGCTCCGACGGCGACGGGAACCAGGACGAGGCGAGGGACTTCGCCTCCCAGACACTCGAGTGGCACCCCTGTCCGGCGCCCTCGGAGGCGGAGGGCGGCGGGACCCCGCCGTCGCCGCTGCCCGCGGGCACCAGGTGGGAATGCTCGTTCATGGATGCCCCGCTGGACTACGACGACCCGGAGGGCGAGACCATCGAACTCGCCCTCATACGCGCCAGGGCCCGCGACACCACGAACCGGATCGGATCGCTCATCTTCAACTTCGGCGGACCCGGTGGCTCCGGCGTGCAGACCCTCCCCGCAGCCGCCGAGGAATACGGCGCCCTGCAGGCCAGGTACGACCTGGTGAGCTTCGACCCTCGCGGAGTGGGCCGCAGCGCGCCGGTGGAGTGCCTGGACAACAAGCAGATGGACGCCTACCTGGCCGAGGACGGGACACCCGACGACGCCGCGGAGGAGGAGACGTTCGTCGACGGGCTCGCCTCGTTCGCGGACGCCTGTGAGAAGAACTCCGGCAGCGTGCTCCCCCATGTCGCCACCACCGAGACGGCCCGCGACATGGATCTGATGCGGGCGGTGCTCGGCGACGACAAGCTCCACTACTTCGGCATCTCCTACGGCACCGAACTCGGCGGCGTGTACGCGCACCTGTTCCCGACGCGGATCGGGCGGGCGGTCTTCGACGCCGTCGTGGATCCGGCCGAGAACGCCGAACAGGGCTCGCTCGGCCAGGCCCAGGGCTTCCAGCTGGCCCTCACCAACTTCGCCAGGGACTGCGTGGCGCGCGGCGACGCCTGTCTGGTGCCCGGCTCCACCGTGCAGGAGATCCAGGACTGGATCATCGCTCTCCTCGACAGGCTGGAGAGAAAACCGATTCCGGGCTCGGGCGACCGGAAACTGACGTCGACACTGGCGACCACCGGCATTGCGCAGACCCTGTACTCGCGGGAGTACTGGAGCCTGCTGGAGCAGGGCCTCGACGAGGCCGACGGCGGCAACGGGGCGCTGCTGCTGGCCTTCGCCGACGCCATGAACGGCCGCAACGAGAACGGCCAGTACAGCAACATCCAGCCGGCCGGCACGGCCATCGGCTGCGTGGACTCCAAGTCCCGTTTCACGCTCGAACAGACCAAGGCTCGGCTGCCGGAGTTCCGCAGCACCTCGCCGGTCTTCGGCGAGTACCTCGGCTGGGGGCTGATGAGCTGCACCAAGTGGCCGGTGCCAGGCGCCTGGAACACCCCCGACGTCAGCGCGCCCGGCGCGCCCCCCATCCTCGTCATCGGCAACACCGGAGACCCTGCGACGCCCTACAAGGGCGCGCAGGCGATGGCCGAGGAGCTCGGCAAGGGCGTCGGCATCAAGATCACGTACCGGGGTCAGGGCCATGGCGCGTACGG encodes:
- a CDS encoding alpha/beta hydrolase, coding for MPTSSSAAVRVRGGARGRTSIAMATAAALLAAAGCSDGDGNQDEARDFASQTLEWHPCPAPSEAEGGGTPPSPLPAGTRWECSFMDAPLDYDDPEGETIELALIRARARDTTNRIGSLIFNFGGPGGSGVQTLPAAAEEYGALQARYDLVSFDPRGVGRSAPVECLDNKQMDAYLAEDGTPDDAAEEETFVDGLASFADACEKNSGSVLPHVATTETARDMDLMRAVLGDDKLHYFGISYGTELGGVYAHLFPTRIGRAVFDAVVDPAENAEQGSLGQAQGFQLALTNFARDCVARGDACLVPGSTVQEIQDWIIALLDRLERKPIPGSGDRKLTSTLATTGIAQTLYSREYWSLLEQGLDEADGGNGALLLAFADAMNGRNENGQYSNIQPAGTAIGCVDSKSRFTLEQTKARLPEFRSTSPVFGEYLGWGLMSCTKWPVPGAWNTPDVSAPGAPPILVIGNTGDPATPYKGAQAMAEELGKGVGIKITYRGQGHGAYGSSACVKRAVDGYLLNGKVPADGTVCE